A stretch of Campylobacter showae DNA encodes these proteins:
- a CDS encoding anaerobic C4-dicarboxylate transporter codes for MDIMLILQIIVLLGGIYLGVRLGGMGVGYAGGLGVVILAMLGMKVDMKDIPMDVILIIASVISAITAMQVAGGLDYLVQVASKILRKNPKQINYLAPIVTYLLTILAGTGHTAFSMIPVIVEVAKTQNIKPSAPLALSVVSSQVAITASPISAAFVAMTGVCEPLGASYPMLLFICISTTFVAMIITAFIVNKFYDLDLSKDPIYQDRLARGAVAEIKEVEYQALKPYAKRSVAIFAVGVLVVVCYALVISKSLGIVEKPILSRDAAIISFMLTIGFLIATLCKVDTSKLLSTSTFQSGMNACICVIGIAWLGTTFVNGHIDSIKEVAKNVVTQYPFILAVALYFLSCLLYSQAATTRVMMPAVAAALGMTTPENSGQIWILVASFAAVSGLFVLPTYPTTLGAIAMDDTGTTRVGKFVFNHSFFVPGTIMVALSVALAFLIAPVLL; via the coding sequence ATGGATATAATGCTGATTTTACAGATTATAGTCCTACTCGGAGGTATCTATCTAGGCGTTAGGCTAGGTGGTATGGGCGTAGGTTACGCCGGTGGTCTTGGCGTCGTTATTTTGGCGATGCTCGGCATGAAAGTGGATATGAAAGATATCCCGATGGACGTTATTTTAATCATCGCATCCGTTATTTCGGCCATCACTGCGATGCAAGTCGCGGGCGGACTTGATTATTTGGTCCAGGTCGCATCTAAAATTTTGCGCAAGAACCCAAAACAAATCAACTACCTAGCGCCTATCGTTACCTATCTGCTTACGATCCTAGCAGGTACCGGTCACACTGCGTTTTCTATGATCCCTGTTATCGTAGAGGTTGCTAAAACGCAAAACATCAAGCCTAGCGCGCCTCTTGCGCTCTCGGTCGTTTCATCTCAAGTAGCGATCACCGCTAGCCCTATATCTGCGGCTTTCGTTGCGATGACGGGCGTTTGCGAGCCTCTTGGCGCTAGCTATCCGATGCTACTTTTCATCTGCATATCTACTACTTTCGTAGCTATGATTATTACGGCCTTCATCGTAAATAAATTTTACGATCTTGACCTCTCAAAAGACCCTATCTATCAAGACAGACTTGCTAGAGGCGCGGTTGCAGAGATAAAAGAGGTAGAGTATCAAGCGCTAAAACCTTATGCAAAAAGATCGGTTGCAATATTTGCCGTCGGCGTTTTAGTCGTCGTTTGCTATGCGCTCGTTATTTCAAAGAGCCTTGGTATCGTGGAAAAACCTATCCTTTCTAGAGACGCTGCTATCATCAGCTTTATGCTTACTATCGGCTTCCTTATCGCTACGCTTTGTAAGGTCGACACTAGCAAATTGCTTTCAACCAGCACTTTCCAAAGCGGTATGAATGCGTGCATATGCGTCATCGGTATCGCATGGCTAGGCACTACTTTTGTTAACGGCCACATCGATAGCATCAAAGAGGTAGCTAAAAACGTCGTTACGCAGTATCCGTTTATATTAGCCGTCGCGCTATATTTCCTAAGCTGCTTGCTATACTCTCAAGCCGCAACCACTCGCGTTATGATGCCTGCAGTCGCTGCTGCGCTAGGTATGACTACGCCTGAAAACTCAGGTCAAATTTGGATCCTAGTAGCTTCATTTGCCGCTGTTTCAGGACTATTCGTACTTCCTACGTATCCTACGACTTTGGGCGCTATCGCTATGGACGATACCGGTACGACTAGAGTCGGTAAATTTGTATTTAACCACTCATTCTTCGTACCTGGCACCATCATGGTTGCTCTTTCGGTTGCGTTAGCATTCCTCATCGCTCCTGTTCTTCTCTAA
- a CDS encoding aspartate/glutamate racemase family protein: MKRIGILGGMGPLATIDLYAKIVELTNAAKDQDNIPIVIDNHPQILDRTAYILHGGEDPFPFMKESATRLKNAGCEAICIACNTAHYFAKRLTDECGVNILHIAKIATASIKSNFPHAKKIAVIATTGTTAAKIYENELIAAGLECVKIPENLMTNIMDCIYKGAKANKLKEYVELFNDTIAAIEADAYIAACTEIPLFLPYATKKDKFVDATLELAKAAVKFGLEK, from the coding sequence ATGAAACGAATCGGAATTTTAGGCGGCATGGGGCCGCTAGCTACGATAGATCTGTACGCCAAGATCGTAGAACTCACAAACGCCGCAAAAGATCAGGATAATATCCCCATCGTAATCGACAACCATCCGCAGATCCTCGACCGCACGGCGTATATCCTGCACGGAGGCGAGGATCCGTTTCCTTTTATGAAAGAGTCCGCGACGAGGCTCAAAAACGCGGGCTGTGAGGCTATCTGCATAGCTTGCAACACGGCTCACTATTTTGCCAAGCGTCTAACCGACGAGTGCGGCGTAAATATCCTGCACATAGCTAAAATTGCGACCGCGTCGATAAAGTCGAATTTCCCGCACGCTAAAAAGATCGCCGTCATCGCCACCACAGGCACGACCGCGGCTAAAATTTACGAAAATGAGCTGATCGCCGCAGGCCTAGAGTGCGTAAAAATCCCCGAAAATTTGATGACAAACATCATGGACTGCATTTACAAGGGCGCCAAAGCAAACAAGCTAAAAGAGTACGTTGAGCTCTTTAACGACACGATCGCGGCTATCGAGGCTGACGCATATATCGCGGCTTGCACGGAGATACCGCTGTTTTTGCCGTACGCGACGAAAAAAGATAAATTCGTAGACGCTACCCTCGAGCTTGCTAAAGCAGCCGTCAAATTCGGCCTAGAAAAATAA